GGATGGCCGGTTCCTCGGCCTCGGTGATCATCAGTGGGGAGAGCGGCACCGGCAAGGAACTTGCGGCGCGCACCATTCATGAACTTTCACCGCGCCGCAGCGGTCCGTACATCGGGGTCAACTGCGCGGCCATTCCCGACACGCTGATGGAGAGCGAGCTGTTTGGCTACGAGCGCGGCGCTTTCACCGGCGCGGATCGCCGCAAGGAAGGCAGCTTCGAGCTCGCCAATCACGGCACCCTGCTGCTCGATGAAATCACCGAGATGAAGATCGAGTTGCAGGCCAAGCTGTTGCGGATCATCGAAGAGCAGCGGGTGCGGCGGGTGGGCGGGACCGCGGAGGTCGCGCTGGATGTCCGGGTGCTGGCGGCCTCCAATCGCGAAATCGACCGGGCGGTCAAAGAAGGCAAACTGCGCGAGGACCTCTACTATCGGCTCGGGGTTTTCACCATCCAGATGCCGCCGTTGCGCGAACGGATCGAGGACATTCCGCTGCTGATCGACGCCTTCCTGGAATTCTACGCCGCGCGCGAACACAAGCCCGTAGCCAGCATGGATGATGAATGCCGCGAGGTCCTCAAGGGGCATCCCTGGCCGGGCAACGTGCGCCAGCTTCGCAACGTTATCGAGCGCGCCCTGATTGTCTGCCAGAGTTCAACCATCACCACCGCCGATCTCCCGCAGGAATTTCGCACCACCGGCCAGGGTGACTCGGGATGGTTCCGCGTGCGGATGGGTTCGTCACTGGATGACGTCGAGCGTGAGCTCATCATCCGCACCATCGAGTACGCCGGGGGCAACAAGACCCGGGCCGCCGAAATTCTAGGCGTGGCGCCCAAGACTCTCTATAATCGCTTGGAGCGCTACGAAGAGCACTGAACATCTTGAAACAGAGAGCGGGGAA
The window above is part of the Candidatus Binataceae bacterium genome. Proteins encoded here:
- a CDS encoding sigma-54 dependent transcriptional regulator, with amino-acid sequence MSDRKRVLVAEDDKATHEDWSESLTAWGYEVAVAEDGDRAIEMIRSFSPQIFLCDLKMPKRDGLRLLKDLHEMGVELATIIVSGEGEIPEAVQAIKLGALDYLRKPVDPHHLRQILKTLSENISVREENLRLRRRLMETGELGPIYGRSLAMRRVMNAIERMAGSSASVIISGESGTGKELAARTIHELSPRRSGPYIGVNCAAIPDTLMESELFGYERGAFTGADRRKEGSFELANHGTLLLDEITEMKIELQAKLLRIIEEQRVRRVGGTAEVALDVRVLAASNREIDRAVKEGKLREDLYYRLGVFTIQMPPLRERIEDIPLLIDAFLEFYAAREHKPVASMDDECREVLKGHPWPGNVRQLRNVIERALIVCQSSTITTADLPQEFRTTGQGDSGWFRVRMGSSLDDVERELIIRTIEYAGGNKTRAAEILGVAPKTLYNRLERYEEH